A window from Verrucomicrobiota bacterium encodes these proteins:
- the ureG gene encoding urease accessory protein UreG, whose protein sequence is MKSTLLLHFGDHHGKGHPPEHPDHPGHFHERDLPLDRDFHRRAFTVGVGGPVGSGKTALMLQLCLKLRDRLNIAAVTNDIFTKEDGEFLIRHQALDAQRIRAVETGGCPHTAIREDISANLLALEELHQKFRPDVLLLESGGDNLAACFSRELADYTIYVIDVAGGDKIPRKGGPGITQSDLLVINKTDLASAVGADLGVMERDSKKMRGSGPFVFAQVKHGVGLDEIVGHVLHAWQHAHGVPH, encoded by the coding sequence ATGAAATCCACTCTACTGCTTCATTTCGGAGACCACCATGGCAAGGGCCATCCTCCCGAACACCCGGATCATCCCGGCCATTTTCATGAGCGGGACCTGCCGCTGGACCGCGATTTTCATCGGAGGGCGTTCACCGTTGGCGTCGGCGGCCCGGTCGGAAGCGGAAAAACCGCGCTCATGCTCCAACTCTGCCTCAAGCTGCGCGACCGCTTGAACATCGCCGCTGTGACCAACGACATCTTCACCAAGGAGGACGGCGAATTCCTGATTCGGCATCAAGCCCTGGACGCCCAGCGAATTCGCGCCGTTGAAACCGGCGGTTGTCCGCACACGGCCATTCGCGAGGACATCTCGGCCAACTTGCTGGCCTTGGAGGAACTGCATCAGAAGTTCCGTCCGGACGTCCTCCTGCTCGAATCCGGCGGCGATAACCTGGCGGCGTGCTTCAGCCGCGAACTCGCCGATTACACCATCTACGTGATCGACGTGGCGGGCGGGGACAAGATTCCGCGCAAAGGGGGGCCGGGCATCACGCAGTCCGACCTTCTCGTCATCAACAAGACGGATCTGGCCAGCGCCGTGGGCGCAGACCTGGGCGTGATGGAACGCGATTCCAAAAAGATGCGCGGCAGCGGGCCATTCGTGTTCGCGCAAGTGAAGCACGGTGTGGGACTGGACGAGATCGTTGGCCACGTCCTTCACGCCTGGCAACACGCCCACGGCGTGCCGCATTGA
- a CDS encoding response regulator, whose amino-acid sequence MKKAIRILFVEDVARDVDLILAALRGGGLAFRFKRVQTRRRYVYESEHHPPDLILSDYGIPGLGGFTALAIARKKCPRVPVVLVSDQIGVGAIIDTLRSGATGCVLKRRLDVNLPHVVRRALSEADDNTTAPKSRWLNRASVVFWRPTLEIALATKTALTRCAISDRSGPQ is encoded by the coding sequence ATGAAAAAGGCGATTCGGATTTTGTTCGTGGAGGATGTCGCGCGGGACGTGGACTTGATTCTGGCGGCGTTGCGCGGCGGCGGGCTGGCGTTTCGCTTCAAGCGCGTGCAAACCCGCCGGCGCTACGTTTATGAGAGCGAACATCACCCGCCGGATTTGATCCTTTCCGATTACGGAATCCCCGGCCTGGGCGGTTTCACGGCGCTGGCCATCGCCCGCAAGAAATGTCCCCGCGTGCCGGTCGTGCTCGTGTCCGATCAAATCGGCGTGGGCGCGATCATCGACACGTTAAGGAGCGGCGCGACCGGATGTGTTCTCAAGCGGCGGCTCGACGTGAACCTCCCGCATGTGGTGCGGCGGGCCTTGAGCGAGGCCGACGATAACACCACCGCGCCGAAGTCTCGGTGGCTCAACCGTGCTTCCGTGGTGTTTTGGAGGCCGACTCTCGAAATAGCCCTGGCAACCAAAACGGCGCTTACCAGATGTGCCATCTCGGATCGAAGCGGACCCCAATAA
- a CDS encoding tyrosine recombinase XerC: MARPDSDPVDSDKSLRQFFDHLSVERAASVYTQRNYRQALAEFCRWFQEERQAPPSWPSLQRDDFRAYLRFLGRNNLSRAAIQLRFSALRSFYKFLVRRGGAETSPIKNIALPKLEKRLPRFLTASQMLDLLKAPLLELDLLKRASDQPVAETPFLRDVALLETIYSCGLRVSELCGLRAEDIDWAGQVVRVRGKGKKERVIPIGKPALTAIQLYWKQLSVPPIGAVPVFLTDEEKLKPMYPRLVQLRLKRYLEIAKLDPGLTPHKLRHSYATHMLDAGADLRSVQELLGHAHLVTTQVYTHVTTERLKKAYDEAHPRA, translated from the coding sequence ATGGCCAGACCCGATTCCGATCCCGTGGATTCGGACAAATCGCTCCGCCAGTTCTTCGATCACCTGAGCGTGGAGCGAGCGGCGTCGGTTTACACGCAGCGGAATTATCGCCAGGCGCTGGCCGAATTCTGCCGGTGGTTCCAGGAAGAGCGCCAGGCGCCGCCGTCCTGGCCGAGCCTCCAACGCGATGATTTTCGAGCTTACCTCCGATTCCTGGGCCGGAATAACCTGAGCCGGGCCGCGATTCAACTGCGATTCTCCGCGCTGCGTTCCTTCTACAAATTCCTGGTGCGCCGCGGCGGGGCGGAGACTTCGCCGATCAAAAACATCGCGCTGCCGAAATTGGAAAAACGGCTGCCCCGATTCCTGACCGCGTCGCAGATGCTGGATTTGCTCAAGGCGCCGCTCCTGGAACTTGATCTGTTGAAGCGAGCTTCGGATCAGCCCGTCGCTGAGACCCCGTTTCTCCGCGACGTGGCGCTGCTGGAAACGATTTACTCGTGCGGCCTGCGCGTCAGCGAACTGTGCGGGCTGCGGGCCGAGGACATCGATTGGGCCGGACAAGTCGTTCGCGTGCGCGGCAAAGGCAAGAAAGAGCGCGTCATCCCGATTGGCAAACCCGCGCTGACCGCGATCCAGCTTTACTGGAAGCAGCTTTCCGTGCCGCCGATCGGGGCGGTGCCGGTCTTTCTGACCGATGAGGAGAAGTTGAAGCCAATGTATCCGAGATTAGTCCAGCTTCGCCTCAAGCGTTATTTGGAGATTGCCAAACTGGATCCGGGTTTGACGCCGCACAAACTCCGCCACAGCTACGCCACGCATATGCTGGATGCCGGCGCGGACTTGCGCAGTGTGCAGGAATTGCTCGGTCATGCGCACCTGGTGACGACGCAGGTCTATACGCACGTGACGACCGAACGCCTGAAGAAAGCCTACGACGAGGCGCATCCCCGGGCCTGA